Genomic DNA from Mycolicibacterium helvum:
ACCCCCAAAGAGTTAGGGGGAGATGACCTACGTGGCCTGACTCGGGTTTGACCGGCACTACCGCGGCGTTTGTGCGCGGCTTACGATCCTGACCGGGGGTGAACGCCGCAGCCGATTGCCGCGCGCGCCATTGCGGCGGACAACCTCTCGGTTTGCTGAATGCGGTTACCGCGGCAAAGGTGACCGTGCTGGAGCGATCTCGCCTCATAGCAGTGGCGGCAGGTACTCGTCCGGAAGTCGGGATCCAAACCGCTCGTTCAACGGCTGTGAAGGCCCGTCGGTGATGGTTCAATGACCCCTTCGGGATATCCTCACCAATCCCGCGCTGGCCTGGTGGAATACCGAGATTCGGCAGGCATCGCATGTGTATTCTTGTGCGATGGATCACACCGCTGCCGGGTTTTCGGCCGCGGCGCAGACCGCCGATGAAGAACGGCTACGCACAGTCCTTGCCGGGCTTCGCGCCATTGCCGACGTCGACGACCCGCACTGGATACCGCGCCCGGCCGACGCACGGGCAGTCCTCGACGGCGCCTGGTCCGTGCTCGCCGACCTGCTCGATGAACGACCGCACGCGGGGGCCGTATTGAGTCTGCTGCGCAGGCTCACCGTCGCCGACGAGGCCTTGGCCCGGGCAACGGCAGCCCCACGCCAACTCGGCGAGGCACTGGGCCGGCTGGAATCTGCGCCATCGAAGGTGGCGGATCTGGTGCGCCTTGCTCCTCAGCTGACGCGCTACCTCGGCTTCGATCGGGCCATACTCTCGCGGATCGTTGACGGCCTATGGATTTCGCAGGCGGTTTACATAGCCGACGACCCTCGCTGGGCGGATGAAATCAACCAGGTCGGCCAAAGCAGTCCCCAACCGTTGACCCCGGGCCTTCATGAGACGGAGATCGCCCGCCGGCGGGAGGCGATGATCGTCACCGATGTGCAGACCGACGAGCGCGTCCACCGGCCGATAGCTGACGCCTCGCGATCGCAGTCCTACGTTGCGGCTCCGATCGTCTCCGGAAACCGAGTGGTCGGCCTGCTGCACGCCGACTGCTACCTGCAAGGCCGCCAAACTGGCCAAACAGACTGTGAATCGCTGGCCGCCTACGCCAAGGGGCTGCAGGTCGCGCTGAGCAGGGCGCACCTGGCCGAAGGGCTACAAGCCGTCAGCGCCGTGCTGAGAAGTACCGCGAACGACAGTCAGGACAGGGTCGAGGCCGTCGGTGAGTTCTCGTTGGACGAGCCTGCAACCGACGTCGTCGAAGGCCCGGGCATCGCACTGGCGACTCGGGTCACGCGACGGGCGCTTCGTTCGGTGCGAGATGTCCTGACCGCGCGTGAGGTTCAGATTCTCGAGCTGATGGCCGAGGGGCGGAGCAACGCGGCCATTGCCGCCCAGTTGGTCATCTCCGAAGGCACCGTCAAACAACACGTGAAACACATTCTGCGCAAGCTGCGTGCCGTCAACCGTGTGGAGGCGGTGTCGATGCTCTATCAGTCCGACGGTGCGTGAGCGCGAGGGACTGACGAGCGCCGGTCGGCGATTCAGGCCCCCACTTCGAGCGGCAGGCTCAGCACGCCCCGAATGAAGTTGGTTCGCACCAACGTCGGCGTTCCGGTGCTGAAATCGGGCATCTGTGAGTGAAGTTCACCGAACAGCGACTTGAGCATCGTTCGGGCGAGTTGACTGCCGAGGCAGAAGTGGATACCGCCCCCGCCGAAGGCGATGTGGGGATTGCGTTGTCGGGCGAGGTCGAGTTGATTCGGGTTCTCGAAGACCGATTCGTCGCGGTTGCCCGAGGAGTACATCATC
This window encodes:
- a CDS encoding LuxR C-terminal-related transcriptional regulator, whose protein sequence is MDHTAAGFSAAAQTADEERLRTVLAGLRAIADVDDPHWIPRPADARAVLDGAWSVLADLLDERPHAGAVLSLLRRLTVADEALARATAAPRQLGEALGRLESAPSKVADLVRLAPQLTRYLGFDRAILSRIVDGLWISQAVYIADDPRWADEINQVGQSSPQPLTPGLHETEIARRREAMIVTDVQTDERVHRPIADASRSQSYVAAPIVSGNRVVGLLHADCYLQGRQTGQTDCESLAAYAKGLQVALSRAHLAEGLQAVSAVLRSTANDSQDRVEAVGEFSLDEPATDVVEGPGIALATRVTRRALRSVRDVLTAREVQILELMAEGRSNAAIAAQLVISEGTVKQHVKHILRKLRAVNRVEAVSMLYQSDGA